Proteins from a single region of Bradyrhizobium diazoefficiens:
- a CDS encoding carboxymuconolactone decarboxylase family protein: protein MSHARSEYEDFKRIAPDAYDLVLALGQVAAKAGLDKQLLELVKLRASQINGCAFCVQHHVLLSERLGVPADKLHLVAVWREAPIYSARERAALAWAEALTMLPDGFGDEVYAEVQREFSETELMYLTSAIASINVWNRFGAAFQWTPARRPVAAS from the coding sequence ATGTCACACGCCCGCAGCGAATATGAGGATTTCAAGAGGATTGCACCGGATGCGTATGATCTGGTGCTGGCTCTGGGCCAGGTCGCGGCCAAGGCCGGCCTCGACAAGCAGCTGCTCGAGCTTGTGAAGCTGCGTGCCTCGCAGATTAACGGCTGCGCATTTTGTGTTCAGCATCATGTTCTTCTCTCGGAACGGCTCGGCGTGCCCGCGGACAAGCTCCATCTGGTCGCGGTCTGGCGCGAGGCGCCGATCTATTCGGCGCGCGAGCGCGCCGCGCTGGCCTGGGCCGAGGCTCTGACCATGCTGCCCGACGGCTTTGGCGACGAGGTGTATGCCGAGGTGCAGCGCGAGTTCTCCGAGACCGAGCTGATGTACCTGACATCCGCAATTGCCTCGATCAACGTCTGGAACCGGTTTGGCGCGGCCTTTCAGTGGACACCGGCGAGGCGGCCGGTTGCGGCGTCCTGA
- the epmA gene encoding EF-P lysine aminoacylase EpmA: MAGDKPISPFWTPNRHVDRRPFLQARAAITGSLRGFFAEQGFVEIETSILQVSPGNETHLHAPRTEIVRPDGSRTARYLRTSPEFACKKLLAAGEERIFEFARVFRDRERGDLHLPEFTMLEWYRASAPYDAIMADTVVVIAHAAQATGIGTFAFRGRTADPFAEPELLTVAGAFERFAGIDLLSTISGNRGNRAALAKAAAGKIRVADDDTWSDIFSKVLVEHVEPHLGQGRLTILFEYPSPEAALARVKPDDLRIAERFEVYACGVELANGFGELTDAEEQRKRFTESMAEKQRRYGEAYPLDEDFLAAVAQMPEASGVALGFDRLVMLASGATRIDQVVWTPPAGEK; the protein is encoded by the coding sequence ATGGCTGGGGACAAGCCGATTTCGCCTTTCTGGACACCCAACCGGCACGTCGACCGGCGGCCGTTCCTCCAGGCCAGGGCGGCCATTACCGGGTCTCTCAGGGGCTTTTTTGCCGAGCAGGGGTTTGTCGAAATCGAAACCTCCATCCTCCAGGTCTCCCCGGGCAATGAGACCCATTTGCACGCCCCCCGGACTGAGATCGTCCGGCCCGACGGCAGCCGGACCGCTCGTTACTTGCGAACTTCGCCCGAATTCGCCTGCAAGAAACTGCTGGCGGCGGGCGAGGAGCGGATTTTCGAGTTCGCGCGGGTGTTCCGCGACCGCGAGCGCGGCGACCTGCATTTGCCCGAATTCACCATGCTGGAATGGTATCGGGCCAGCGCCCCCTATGACGCCATCATGGCCGATACTGTGGTGGTCATCGCCCACGCGGCGCAGGCGACAGGAATCGGGACCTTCGCGTTCCGGGGCCGGACCGCCGACCCTTTCGCCGAACCGGAGCTGCTGACCGTCGCTGGCGCCTTCGAGCGCTTCGCCGGGATCGATCTGCTGTCGACAATCTCAGGCAACAGGGGTAACCGGGCCGCGCTCGCCAAGGCGGCCGCCGGCAAGATCCGCGTCGCCGACGACGACACTTGGTCCGATATCTTCAGCAAGGTCCTGGTCGAGCATGTCGAGCCGCATCTGGGGCAGGGCCGTTTGACCATTCTGTTCGAATACCCATCTCCAGAGGCGGCGCTGGCGCGGGTGAAGCCCGACGATCTCAGGATCGCGGAACGGTTCGAGGTCTATGCCTGCGGGGTCGAGCTCGCCAACGGCTTTGGCGAATTGACCGACGCCGAGGAACAGCGCAAGCGCTTCACGGAGTCGATGGCGGAGAAGCAGCGCCGCTACGGCGAGGCCTATCCGCTGGACGAAGATTTTTTGGCCGCTGTGGCCCAAATGCCGGAGGCGAGCGGTGTCGCGCTCGGGTTCGACCGGCTGGTGATGCTGGCAAGCGGCGCAACACGGATTGATCAGGTGGTGTGGACGCCGCCTGCGGGTGAAAAATGA
- a CDS encoding glucose 1-dehydrogenase, protein MTGQVQGKVALVTGGASGIGEAIVELFAREGATVIATDIDELRGPELVNRITKAGGKAVFLEQDVTSEERWIEIVAEIAKHYGRLDIMVSNAGIGIAVPSIVDMTLGDWRKQNAINLDGVFLSVKHCLPLMRKHGGGSIVMMSSLAGLRGAPGLSAYSATKGGVRLFAKSIAMECAAAGDGIRVNSVHPGIIDTPIWGKIPTGATGAGQNAPIDPEERAKVATPLGRAGQASEIASGVLYLASDASRYVTGSELVIDGGMNAGGVPRRA, encoded by the coding sequence ATGACAGGGCAAGTTCAGGGCAAGGTCGCACTGGTAACCGGCGGCGCATCCGGTATTGGCGAGGCCATCGTCGAGCTGTTCGCACGCGAGGGCGCCACCGTCATCGCGACCGATATCGACGAGCTGCGCGGCCCCGAGCTTGTCAACCGCATCACCAAGGCCGGCGGCAAGGCGGTTTTCCTGGAGCAGGACGTCACCAGCGAGGAGCGCTGGATCGAGATCGTCGCCGAGATCGCGAAGCACTATGGCCGGCTCGACATCATGGTCTCAAACGCCGGCATCGGCATTGCCGTGCCTTCGATCGTCGACATGACGCTCGGCGACTGGCGCAAGCAGAACGCGATCAACCTCGATGGCGTGTTCCTTTCCGTGAAACACTGCCTCCCGCTGATGCGCAAGCATGGCGGCGGTTCGATCGTCATGATGTCCTCGCTCGCGGGCCTGCGCGGCGCGCCGGGGCTGTCGGCCTATTCGGCCACCAAGGGCGGCGTGCGCCTGTTCGCAAAGTCAATCGCGATGGAGTGCGCGGCAGCCGGCGATGGCATCCGCGTCAATTCGGTCCACCCCGGCATCATCGACACGCCGATCTGGGGCAAGATCCCGACCGGCGCGACTGGCGCCGGCCAGAATGCGCCGATCGATCCGGAGGAGCGCGCCAAGGTCGCGACGCCGCTTGGCCGTGCAGGCCAGGCTTCGGAGATCGCGTCGGGCGTGCTGTATCTGGCATCGGATGCCTCGCGCTACGTCACCGGCAGCGAGCTCGTCATCGATGGCGGCATGAACGCCGGCGGCGTACCGCGACGGGCATGA
- a CDS encoding lysine-2,3-aminomutase-like protein encodes MTKSNLARTLREPAELVAADLAPATALPALERIAARYAVAITPALAELIDNSDPDDPISRQFVPTAAELEMQPGESADPIGDHAHSPVAGIVHRYPDRVLFKLVHVCAVYCRFCFRREMVGPGKENVLSDGAYRAAIDYIRAHGEIWEVILTGGDPLMLSPRRMNEIMADLAGIDHVKIIRLHTRVPVAEPARISDEMVAALKVEGATTWVALHANHARELTDTARAACARLVDAGIPMVSQSVLLRGVNDNITALSDLMRAFVECRIKPYYLHHGDLAPGTAHLRTTLAHGQELMRQLRGRVSGLCQPDYVIDIPGGAGKSPIGPNYVVALQNTAADIRDGATETRYRIVDYCGDVHLYPPET; translated from the coding sequence ATGACGAAGAGCAATCTTGCACGCACTTTGCGGGAGCCGGCCGAACTTGTCGCCGCGGACCTCGCGCCTGCCACGGCGCTGCCCGCGCTGGAACGCATTGCCGCGCGCTATGCGGTCGCGATCACGCCGGCGCTGGCCGAGCTCATCGACAATTCTGATCCCGACGACCCGATCTCGCGTCAGTTCGTTCCGACTGCCGCCGAGCTGGAGATGCAGCCAGGCGAGAGCGCCGATCCGATCGGCGATCACGCGCACTCGCCGGTCGCAGGTATCGTGCACCGCTATCCCGATCGCGTGCTGTTCAAGCTCGTTCACGTCTGCGCAGTCTATTGCCGCTTCTGCTTCCGTCGCGAGATGGTCGGACCTGGCAAGGAGAACGTGCTCTCGGACGGCGCCTATCGCGCCGCGATCGATTACATTCGCGCGCATGGCGAAATCTGGGAGGTGATCCTGACCGGCGGCGATCCCCTGATGCTGTCGCCGCGCCGGATGAATGAGATCATGGCCGATCTCGCCGGTATCGATCACGTCAAGATCATCCGTCTCCACACCCGCGTGCCCGTGGCCGAGCCTGCGCGCATCAGCGACGAGATGGTCGCGGCCCTCAAAGTAGAGGGCGCGACCACCTGGGTTGCACTGCATGCCAACCACGCGCGCGAGCTGACGGACACGGCCCGTGCCGCCTGCGCCCGGCTGGTCGATGCCGGAATTCCCATGGTGAGCCAGTCCGTGCTTTTGCGCGGCGTCAATGACAACATCACCGCTCTGTCGGACTTGATGCGGGCTTTCGTCGAGTGTCGGATCAAGCCTTATTATCTGCATCACGGCGATCTCGCGCCGGGTACTGCGCATCTGCGCACGACGCTGGCGCACGGGCAGGAATTGATGCGGCAGCTGCGCGGCCGGGTGTCAGGACTGTGTCAGCCCGACTATGTCATCGACATTCCCGGCGGTGCCGGGAAATCGCCGATCGGGCCGAATTATGTGGTGGCGCTGCAAAATACCGCAGCCGATATACGTGATGGCGCGACGGAAACGCGCTATCGTATCGTAGACTATTGCGGTGACGTTCATCTCTATCCGCCCGAGACCTGA
- a CDS encoding MarR family winged helix-turn-helix transcriptional regulator → MTRKPASITRSQPGRKTSDPAKDDGPVHVPAPGEGKRGEQGYLGYLLRQAHAAVRLKMERTLADLGVTSPQFAVLTMLNAYPGLSGADVARLTFLTPQTVGVIIRNLERDGAIEMTPHPVHGRIQQWTLTPRGATLLKACRERVIALEKRLASGLDTNAETTIRRWLAGIAAELQED, encoded by the coding sequence ATGACGCGCAAGCCTGCCAGCATCACAAGATCGCAACCGGGACGGAAGACGTCCGACCCGGCAAAGGATGATGGCCCGGTGCACGTGCCCGCTCCGGGCGAAGGCAAGCGCGGCGAGCAGGGTTATCTCGGCTACCTCCTGCGCCAGGCCCACGCCGCGGTCCGGCTGAAGATGGAACGCACGCTGGCCGATCTCGGCGTGACCTCGCCGCAATTCGCCGTGCTGACCATGCTGAATGCCTATCCGGGCCTATCCGGTGCCGACGTCGCCCGCCTCACCTTCCTCACGCCGCAGACCGTAGGCGTCATCATTCGCAACCTTGAACGCGACGGCGCAATCGAGATGACCCCACATCCCGTCCACGGCCGCATCCAACAATGGACGCTGACGCCGCGCGGCGCGACGCTGCTGAAGGCGTGCCGGGAACGCGTCATCGCGTTGGAGAAACGTCTCGCCAGCGGCCTGGACACCAACGCCGAAACCACCATACGCCGGTGGCTCGCCGGGATAGCAGCCGAATTGCAGGAAGACTAG
- a CDS encoding aldolase gives MAHSLHASSSAPVRSNRPDLATDAIRTAREDLAACFRIAARNGFEEGICNHFSAVVPGHDDLFLVNPYGYAFRELTASKLLICDFHGHVLDGEGEPEATAFYIHAEMHKRLPRAKVAFHTHMPYATALSMTEGDPLIWAGQTALKFYGRTAVDRDYNGLALDNREGARIASTVGDADIIFMKHHGVMVLAPTIAEAWDDLYYLERAAEVQVLAMSTGRKVLPVDPEIAAATYKQMREGDSESALLHLAAIRRQLDAEEPQYRH, from the coding sequence ATGGCGCACAGCCTTCACGCCTCCTCATCCGCGCCCGTCCGCTCGAACCGGCCGGACCTCGCGACCGATGCGATCCGCACCGCGCGCGAGGATCTCGCCGCCTGTTTTCGCATAGCGGCACGTAACGGGTTTGAGGAGGGCATCTGCAACCATTTCTCGGCCGTCGTGCCCGGCCATGATGATCTCTTCCTGGTCAATCCCTACGGCTATGCCTTTCGCGAACTGACCGCCTCAAAACTCCTGATCTGCGATTTCCACGGCCATGTGCTCGATGGCGAGGGCGAGCCCGAGGCGACCGCGTTCTATATCCATGCCGAGATGCACAAGCGCCTGCCGCGCGCGAAGGTCGCGTTCCACACCCACATGCCCTATGCGACGGCGCTGTCGATGACCGAAGGCGATCCCCTGATCTGGGCCGGGCAAACCGCGCTGAAATTCTATGGCCGCACGGCGGTCGACCGCGACTACAACGGCCTCGCGCTCGATAACCGCGAAGGCGCGCGGATCGCGTCGACCGTAGGTGATGCCGACATCATCTTCATGAAGCATCACGGCGTGATGGTGCTGGCGCCGACGATCGCGGAAGCTTGGGACGATCTCTACTATCTCGAACGCGCCGCCGAAGTGCAGGTGCTGGCGATGTCGACGGGCCGCAAGGTGCTGCCGGTCGATCCCGAGATCGCGGCCGCGACCTACAAGCAGATGCGCGAAGGCGATTCCGAATCCGCGCTACTGCATCTCGCCGCGATCCGCCGCCAGCTCGACGCGGAAGAGCCGCAGTACCGCCACTGA
- a CDS encoding lytic murein transglycosylase, producing the protein MKHTDSSAHRARRALLQSALGAALLASPARVLASPPGFDEWREGFRARAMAKGISAAAWQRAMARVEPDMSVFKQMRNQPEFHEQLWQYINRRVSDWRIINGKIALKNNEALFARIERDFGVERGTLLALWGVESAYGDPLVQQNHMTPVFPSLAALAWNEPRRKAYWETELINALRIVDKGWSTPEEMRGSWAGAMGHSQWMPEVWLNVGIDYDGDGKVSPFGKPDDALGSTAKYLVNRGKWHRGEHWGYEVRAPGEMSGSRTYAAWQAAGVTRADGQPFPQPNASAQMWTPVAGGPTFLLGPNFYSVKSYNPSMNYALAICHLGDRCLGAPPFIQPFPGSERVLTLAEVQEMQTRLTKAGFDTGGTDGRVGNDTMKAIKDFQQRAGITPADGYGGLKVLAKLRQGS; encoded by the coding sequence ATGAAACACACTGATTCCTCGGCCCATCGCGCCCGTCGTGCGTTGTTGCAATCAGCGCTCGGCGCAGCCCTGCTTGCATCGCCAGCGCGCGTGCTTGCTTCGCCTCCGGGCTTTGACGAATGGCGCGAAGGTTTTCGCGCGCGAGCGATGGCGAAAGGCATTTCGGCCGCGGCCTGGCAGCGCGCGATGGCGCGGGTCGAGCCCGACATGAGCGTGTTCAAGCAGATGCGCAACCAGCCGGAATTCCACGAGCAGCTCTGGCAATACATCAACCGCCGCGTCTCCGACTGGCGCATCATCAATGGCAAGATCGCGCTCAAGAACAATGAGGCGCTGTTCGCGCGTATCGAGCGAGATTTCGGCGTCGAGCGTGGCACGCTGCTGGCGCTCTGGGGCGTGGAGTCGGCTTACGGCGATCCATTGGTACAGCAGAACCACATGACACCGGTGTTTCCCTCGCTCGCCGCGCTCGCCTGGAACGAGCCGCGTCGCAAAGCCTATTGGGAAACCGAGCTGATCAATGCGTTGCGCATCGTCGACAAGGGCTGGAGCACGCCGGAGGAGATGCGCGGCTCATGGGCCGGTGCGATGGGGCATTCGCAGTGGATGCCTGAGGTCTGGCTCAATGTCGGCATCGACTATGATGGCGACGGCAAGGTGTCGCCGTTCGGCAAGCCCGACGACGCGCTGGGATCGACCGCAAAATATCTCGTCAATCGCGGCAAATGGCACCGCGGCGAGCACTGGGGCTACGAGGTACGCGCGCCCGGTGAGATGAGCGGCAGCCGGACCTATGCGGCATGGCAGGCGGCCGGCGTTACCCGTGCCGACGGCCAGCCGTTCCCGCAACCGAATGCATCCGCGCAGATGTGGACGCCGGTCGCGGGCGGACCGACCTTCCTGCTGGGGCCGAATTTCTATTCGGTGAAGAGCTACAACCCTTCCATGAATTACGCGCTCGCGATCTGCCATCTCGGCGACCGCTGCCTCGGCGCGCCGCCCTTCATCCAGCCCTTCCCCGGCTCCGAACGCGTGCTGACACTCGCCGAGGTGCAGGAGATGCAGACGCGGCTGACCAAGGCCGGTTTTGACACCGGCGGCACTGACGGCCGCGTCGGCAATGACACCATGAAGGCAATCAAGGATTTTCAGCAGCGCGCCGGAATCACGCCCGCCGATGGCTATGGCGGGCTGAAGGTGCTGGCAAAGCTGCGGCAGGGCTCGTAG
- the efp gene encoding elongation factor P, which produces MRVIASSIRKGNVIEQDGKLYVVVSAENIHPGKGTPVSQIEMRRISDGVKISERYKTTDQVEKATIEERNYTFLYEDGDGFHFMNPETYDQVQVSEDVIGDAASYLQEGMTVKLSMHDANPVSIALPQRVTLEVVETEPVTKGQTASSSYKPAVLSNGIRTTVPPHIAVGTRIVVMTEDGSYSERAKD; this is translated from the coding sequence TTGAGAGTCATCGCCAGTTCTATTCGCAAGGGCAACGTGATCGAGCAAGACGGCAAGCTCTATGTCGTTGTGAGCGCCGAGAACATCCATCCCGGCAAGGGCACGCCGGTCAGCCAGATCGAAATGCGCCGAATCTCGGACGGGGTAAAGATCTCCGAGCGCTATAAGACCACCGACCAGGTCGAAAAGGCCACGATCGAAGAGCGCAACTATACCTTCCTGTATGAAGACGGCGACGGCTTCCACTTCATGAACCCCGAGACCTATGACCAGGTCCAGGTCTCCGAGGACGTGATCGGCGACGCGGCCTCGTATCTCCAGGAGGGCATGACGGTCAAGCTCTCCATGCACGACGCGAATCCGGTGTCGATCGCGCTGCCGCAGCGCGTGACGCTCGAAGTGGTCGAGACCGAGCCTGTGACCAAGGGCCAGACCGCCTCGTCCTCCTACAAGCCGGCGGTGCTCTCCAACGGCATCCGCACCACCGTGCCGCCGCACATCGCGGTCGGCACCCGCATCGTGGTGATGACCGAAGACGGCTCCTACTCCGAGCGCGCCAAGGACTAA
- a CDS encoding cupin domain-containing protein, giving the protein MMAMSLADASRPLPSRSIILAVVGGLACAFAIGKVLPVTMDTVSGALAPLCASAAESSPLDKVEPIGSYALPNVPGKRVTIVRVVYGPGGFSRPHRHAGSVTAYISKGEIRSQLGGGPVETFGVGQSFFEPPGATHLVSANASTTEPAELIAVFVADEGAQLTTYLE; this is encoded by the coding sequence ATGATGGCCATGAGTTTGGCGGATGCGTCGCGTCCACTGCCGTCGCGATCGATAATTTTGGCCGTAGTCGGCGGTCTCGCTTGCGCATTCGCAATCGGCAAGGTGCTGCCGGTAACGATGGACACCGTATCGGGCGCACTCGCGCCGCTCTGCGCCTCAGCCGCGGAGAGCTCGCCGCTCGACAAGGTCGAGCCGATCGGCTCTTACGCGCTTCCCAACGTTCCGGGAAAGCGCGTCACCATCGTGCGTGTCGTCTACGGCCCGGGCGGATTTTCGCGGCCGCATCGGCATGCCGGCTCGGTGACCGCTTACATTAGCAAGGGCGAGATCCGCTCTCAGCTCGGCGGCGGTCCGGTCGAGACGTTCGGTGTCGGCCAGTCCTTCTTCGAGCCGCCGGGCGCGACGCATCTGGTCTCAGCCAATGCCAGCACCACGGAGCCGGCCGAATTGATCGCCGTGTTCGTGGCGGATGAGGGGGCGCAGCTGACGACGTATCTGGAGTAG
- the recJ gene encoding single-stranded-DNA-specific exonuclease RecJ: MTPPATALPVEQPQGFLGVARSLTDKLWRNRLDARGAATALAIVQRHQLPELLARVLAGRGVDIDAVPDFLDPTIRKLMPDPFTVTEMEAAAKRIADAAAKGETVAIFGDYDVDGATSAALLAWHLRHCGLDPLIHIPDRIFEGYGPNTEAVRALAAKGATLLVTVDCGTTSIEPLAEAKRLGMSVVVIDHHQAGTELPEVDALVNPNRLDDLSGLGHLAAVGLVLVTLVAVNRELRQRGFWSAELPEPDLLGMLHHVALGTVADVAPLIGLNRAFVAKGLIAMRRRDHIGHTALMDVARLNGPPEAWHLGFMLGPRVNAGGRIGRADLGVRLLLEGDGVEAARIAAELDRLNSERRVIEQAAEAQAEAEALASIGLEDKLGVIVTASEGWHPGVVGLVASRLKEKFSRPAFAIALEPGGIGTGSGRSIAGVDLGKVVRQAVADGVLLKGGGHAMAAGVTLRKEKLAEFRAYLENALAQDVAEARHVNELYIDGAVSARAVTTELATTLNRAGPFGSGNPEPVLALPAHQLVFADEVGQAHLRLRFKSGDGAIVNGVAFRSVGQKLGNAILANRGQQLHVAGSLSVDRYQGAERVQFRVIDVALPDQGPSVIR, encoded by the coding sequence ATGACGCCGCCCGCCACCGCCTTGCCCGTCGAACAGCCCCAGGGCTTCCTGGGCGTGGCGCGCTCGCTCACTGACAAGCTCTGGCGCAATCGGCTGGATGCGCGCGGCGCCGCCACGGCGCTCGCCATCGTGCAACGCCACCAGCTCCCGGAATTGCTGGCGCGCGTGCTGGCCGGCCGGGGCGTCGACATAGACGCTGTCCCCGACTTCCTCGATCCGACCATCCGAAAGCTGATGCCGGATCCGTTCACGGTGACGGAAATGGAGGCCGCCGCCAAACGCATCGCGGACGCGGCAGCGAAGGGCGAGACCGTCGCGATCTTCGGCGACTACGACGTCGACGGCGCGACCTCGGCGGCGCTGCTCGCCTGGCACCTTCGCCATTGCGGGCTCGATCCGCTGATCCACATTCCTGATCGTATTTTTGAGGGCTACGGGCCGAACACCGAAGCGGTGCGAGCGCTGGCCGCGAAGGGCGCCACGCTGCTCGTCACCGTCGATTGCGGCACCACCAGTATCGAGCCGCTCGCCGAGGCAAAGCGGCTCGGCATGTCCGTGGTCGTGATCGACCATCACCAAGCCGGCACTGAGCTGCCGGAGGTTGACGCACTGGTCAACCCGAACCGGCTCGACGATCTCTCCGGCCTCGGCCATCTCGCCGCTGTCGGCCTCGTGCTGGTGACGCTGGTCGCGGTCAATCGCGAATTGCGCCAGCGCGGCTTCTGGAGCGCGGAGCTGCCCGAGCCCGATCTGCTCGGCATGTTGCATCACGTCGCACTCGGCACCGTCGCCGACGTCGCCCCGTTGATCGGCCTGAACCGCGCCTTCGTTGCCAAAGGTCTGATCGCGATGCGGCGGCGCGACCATATCGGTCACACCGCGCTGATGGACGTGGCGCGGCTCAATGGACCGCCGGAGGCCTGGCATCTTGGCTTCATGCTGGGCCCGCGCGTCAATGCCGGCGGCCGCATCGGCCGCGCCGACCTCGGCGTGCGGCTGCTGCTCGAAGGAGACGGCGTCGAGGCCGCACGGATCGCCGCCGAGCTCGACCGTCTCAACAGCGAACGCCGCGTCATCGAGCAGGCTGCGGAAGCGCAGGCCGAAGCCGAGGCGCTCGCCTCGATCGGGCTGGAGGACAAGCTCGGCGTCATCGTCACCGCGTCCGAAGGCTGGCACCCCGGCGTGGTCGGCCTTGTCGCCTCGCGGCTGAAAGAGAAGTTCTCGCGGCCTGCATTCGCGATTGCGCTGGAGCCGGGTGGCATCGGCACCGGCTCGGGCCGCTCGATCGCGGGCGTCGACCTCGGCAAGGTCGTGCGGCAGGCGGTCGCCGACGGCGTTCTGCTCAAGGGCGGCGGCCATGCGATGGCCGCGGGCGTGACGCTGCGGAAAGAGAAGCTCGCCGAATTCCGCGCCTATCTCGAGAATGCGCTGGCGCAGGACGTCGCCGAGGCGCGCCATGTCAACGAGCTCTACATCGACGGCGCGGTCTCTGCGCGCGCGGTGACGACGGAGCTTGCGACCACGCTCAATCGCGCCGGTCCCTTCGGGAGCGGCAATCCGGAGCCGGTGCTGGCGCTGCCGGCGCACCAGCTCGTGTTCGCCGACGAGGTCGGGCAGGCGCACCTAAGGCTGCGTTTCAAGTCCGGTGATGGCGCCATCGTCAACGGCGTCGCGTTCCGTTCGGTCGGGCAGAAGCTCGGCAACGCGATTCTTGCCAATCGTGGCCAGCAGCTGCATGTCGCGGGCTCATTGTCGGTTGATCGCTATCAAGGCGCCGAGCGCGTGCAGTTCCGCGTCATCGACGTCGCGCTGCCGGACCAGGGGCCATCCGTGATCAGGTAG
- a CDS encoding M23 family peptidase, which yields MPPRGETVVGKSFRFVSLLLASLPLLIATPVAADDIRSASLTALRVDWRAALDQLRTEINGRPQVARDFIFAPRRSVPRFDPHAMPALVQLNAVSSQFFTGIARSSVPVLLPFDAAAYLEAQRSSAPGTTLALSRYQADFNPADMFDAGPAGYSASFSLEPGAGDGMPARIFAKPVEIQITGSALVYDVADPAGGKGEPVKQLAATYPDLRKFIREGYLRYAFTRFGAAYVVSVQCLDSIAKPRRLACREAYPVAERFLKALHVAGGQPMRPLMDVASELIGRPAARSADFSYRPSGDIIPNTGYRKQGGHPDVMAYAQIRFPLEKAPAFVHSQSYAKRDKADRPTAYRWQDNFCESRSFEVLQCGGGHGHQGEDIRAADCLSSGESREGCDPKQSGVVAVRDAVVIRAPTDQAATLEVNSRTEHIRFRYMHMNPQALNAAGVLNGRIVTEGEKIGVISNYLDHPAGTSMHLHFDVQVFTRDGWIWVSPYLTLVSAYERLIHARGREIGPEIAGTPQPVAHTLPEDVIKSDLREGSSSEEN from the coding sequence GTGCCGCCGAGGGGCGAGACAGTGGTTGGAAAGAGTTTCCGCTTCGTCTCGCTTTTGCTGGCGTCGCTCCCGCTCCTCATCGCCACGCCGGTCGCTGCGGACGACATCCGGAGCGCGTCGCTCACGGCGCTGCGCGTCGATTGGCGCGCGGCGCTCGACCAGCTCCGCACCGAGATCAACGGCCGACCACAGGTCGCGCGCGATTTCATTTTCGCGCCGCGCCGTTCGGTGCCGCGGTTCGATCCGCACGCGATGCCGGCGCTGGTGCAGCTCAACGCGGTCTCCTCGCAATTCTTCACCGGCATTGCCCGCAGCTCCGTTCCCGTGCTGCTGCCGTTCGATGCTGCGGCCTATCTCGAGGCCCAACGCAGCAGCGCGCCGGGCACGACGCTCGCGCTATCGCGCTACCAGGCCGATTTCAATCCTGCCGACATGTTCGACGCCGGTCCCGCCGGCTACAGCGCGAGTTTCTCGCTCGAGCCCGGCGCCGGCGACGGCATGCCGGCGCGCATCTTCGCAAAGCCGGTCGAGATTCAGATCACGGGATCGGCGCTCGTCTACGACGTCGCCGATCCTGCCGGCGGCAAGGGCGAGCCGGTCAAGCAGCTCGCGGCAACCTATCCGGACCTGCGCAAATTCATCCGGGAAGGCTATCTGCGCTATGCCTTCACGCGCTTCGGCGCCGCTTATGTGGTGTCGGTCCAGTGCCTGGACAGCATCGCAAAGCCGCGGCGGCTCGCCTGCAGGGAGGCCTACCCGGTTGCCGAGCGCTTCCTGAAGGCGTTGCACGTCGCCGGTGGCCAGCCCATGCGGCCGCTCATGGACGTTGCCTCCGAATTGATCGGTCGTCCGGCCGCACGTTCGGCCGATTTCAGCTACCGGCCAAGCGGCGACATCATTCCGAACACCGGCTATCGCAAGCAGGGCGGCCATCCAGACGTGATGGCCTACGCGCAGATCCGCTTTCCGCTCGAGAAGGCGCCGGCCTTCGTGCATTCGCAATCCTACGCCAAGCGCGACAAGGCCGACCGGCCGACCGCTTATCGCTGGCAGGACAATTTCTGCGAGTCACGCAGTTTCGAGGTCTTGCAATGCGGCGGCGGCCATGGCCATCAGGGCGAGGACATCCGCGCCGCCGACTGCCTCTCGTCCGGTGAAAGCCGCGAAGGCTGCGATCCCAAGCAGAGCGGCGTCGTTGCCGTGCGTGACGCCGTGGTGATCCGCGCACCGACGGACCAGGCAGCGACGCTCGAGGTCAACAGCCGCACCGAGCACATCCGGTTCCGCTACATGCACATGAATCCGCAGGCGTTGAACGCCGCCGGAGTGCTCAATGGCCGCATCGTCACCGAAGGCGAGAAGATCGGCGTGATCTCGAACTACCTCGACCATCCGGCGGGGACGTCGATGCACCTGCATTTCGACGTCCAGGTGTTTACCCGCGACGGCTGGATCTGGGTCAGTCCCTACCTCACGCTGGTCTCGGCCTATGAGCGCCTGATCCACGCCCGCGGCCGCGAGATCGGCCCGGAGATCGCAGGCACCCCGCAGCCGGTCGCACATACGCTGCCCGAGGATGTGATCAAGTCCGATCTGCGCGAGGGATCGAGCAGCGAAGAGAATTGA